A genomic region of Streptosporangium lutulentum contains the following coding sequences:
- a CDS encoding BlaI/MecI/CopY family transcriptional regulator yields the protein MNLGSLERAIMDVLWGCEEPVLVRQLQVMLNERAERPLAYTTVQTVAERLVRKGLLIRAPSNHAFRNAFRYTASRSRDEHVAGLMLDALAGSPDRAPVLSEFAQKVDLDDALRLLHELARRAGEQTVSGQDQDRLPQPLS from the coding sequence GTGAACCTGGGATCCCTGGAACGCGCGATCATGGATGTGCTGTGGGGTTGTGAGGAACCGGTACTGGTTCGCCAGCTGCAGGTCATGCTGAACGAGCGCGCCGAGCGTCCGCTCGCCTACACCACGGTCCAGACGGTCGCCGAGCGCCTGGTCCGCAAGGGCCTGCTGATCAGGGCACCCTCGAATCACGCCTTCCGCAACGCCTTCCGCTACACCGCCAGCCGCTCCCGCGACGAGCACGTCGCCGGGCTGATGCTCGACGCCCTGGCCGGCAGCCCCGACCGGGCTCCCGTGCTCTCCGAGTTCGCGCAGAAGGTGGACCTGGACGACGCCCTGCGGCTGCTGCACGAGCTGGCGCGCCGGGCCGGTGAGCAGACCGTGTCCGGCCAGGATCAGGACAGGTTGCCGCAGCCCCTGTCCTGA
- a CDS encoding GntR family transcriptional regulator has translation MSDEIPTDATANGAVAASVTTAAGEAAGGLSGPHREPRVVVRRALPTDPAVRASASLFMTESAKQGVRPGRRMLYVGAEPAADHIASALRVEPGTDVLARRKLLLADDVPVRIATSYLRLDLFGGTPVAAPDFVRPSLQAGIEALGHRFGHAEEHLIARRPTGFEAETLLLDPGEWVVQILRAGYSDDGIPVHVLETICAASRHIFPIVQVAGADEF, from the coding sequence GTGAGCGACGAGATTCCGACCGACGCCACGGCGAACGGCGCCGTGGCGGCAAGCGTCACGACAGCCGCCGGGGAGGCGGCAGGCGGGCTTTCAGGGCCGCACAGGGAGCCTCGTGTGGTGGTCCGGCGCGCGCTTCCCACCGACCCCGCCGTACGGGCGTCGGCGTCGCTCTTCATGACCGAGTCGGCGAAGCAGGGCGTCCGCCCGGGTCGCCGCATGCTCTACGTCGGCGCCGAACCGGCCGCCGACCACATCGCCTCCGCCCTGCGCGTCGAACCGGGCACGGATGTCCTCGCCCGCCGGAAGCTGCTGCTCGCCGACGACGTGCCCGTGCGGATCGCCACCAGTTACCTCCGCCTCGACCTCTTCGGCGGCACCCCCGTCGCCGCCCCGGATTTCGTGAGGCCGAGCCTGCAGGCCGGGATCGAGGCCCTCGGTCACCGCTTCGGCCATGCGGAGGAGCACCTCATCGCCCGCCGTCCCACCGGGTTCGAGGCTGAGACACTGCTGCTCGACCCCGGTGAGTGGGTCGTGCAGATCCTGCGGGCCGGCTACTCCGACGACGGCATCCCCGTGCACGTCCTGGAAACGATCTGCGCCGCCTCCCGTCACATCTTCCCCATCGTCCAGGTCGCCGGCGCCGACGAGTTCTGA
- a CDS encoding rhomboid family intramembrane serine protease, producing MNDHVTGTTPATRSSGEDLKRRVGSLAAGAAGAAVLSILLVSAMWVIEVADYVMPGEFDVYGIKPWDPEGLGGIFLAPFLHAGFEHLMANSLPLLILGFLAALRGIVRFLGASLIIIVVSGLGIWFTSTPGALTVGASGLVFGYFGFVVARGLFDHRALDIVIGVGVAVAYYSIVWGVLPGQPGISWQGHLFGLFGGVMAAWFLRRRRRAEILA from the coding sequence ATGAACGACCACGTGACCGGCACGACCCCGGCGACCCGTTCCTCCGGCGAGGACCTCAAGCGCAGGGTCGGCAGCCTGGCCGCGGGGGCCGCGGGGGCCGCGGTCCTCAGCATCCTGCTGGTCTCCGCCATGTGGGTGATCGAGGTCGCCGACTACGTGATGCCCGGGGAGTTCGACGTCTACGGCATCAAGCCCTGGGATCCGGAGGGGCTGGGCGGCATCTTCCTCGCCCCCTTCCTGCACGCGGGCTTCGAGCACCTGATGGCCAACTCCCTGCCCCTGCTCATCCTCGGTTTCCTCGCCGCGCTGCGCGGGATCGTCCGGTTCCTGGGCGCCAGCCTGATCATCATCGTGGTCAGCGGCCTGGGCATCTGGTTCACCAGCACGCCGGGGGCTCTCACGGTCGGCGCGAGCGGGCTGGTGTTCGGCTACTTCGGCTTCGTCGTCGCCCGCGGCCTGTTCGACCACCGCGCCCTCGACATCGTGATCGGCGTCGGCGTCGCCGTCGCCTACTACTCGATCGTCTGGGGCGTGCTCCCGGGTCAGCCCGGCATCTCCTGGCAGGGCCACCTGTTCGGGCTGTTCGGCGGGGTGATGGCGGCCTGGTTCCTGCGCCGCAGGCGCCGGGCGGAAATCCTCGCCTGA
- a CDS encoding crotonase/enoyl-CoA hydratase family protein, with amino-acid sequence MVEVDGGVAVITINRPRARNAVNGAVARGIAAALDELEERKDVSAYVLTGAGGTFSSGMDLKGFLSGDFPVVKGRGFGGITEAPPKKPIIAAVEGYALAGGCELALACDIIIASEEAKFGLPEPKRGLVAGAGGVMRLPQRIPYHIAMEIALTGDHFPASRLYELGLVNHVTPAGEALARALELAKKIAANAPLALAATKRVIVESADWSRDEMFAKQGEIISPVFGSKDAMEGAAAFAEKRAPQWKGE; translated from the coding sequence CTGGTCGAGGTGGACGGCGGCGTCGCCGTCATCACGATCAACCGGCCCCGGGCCAGAAACGCCGTCAACGGCGCGGTCGCCCGGGGCATCGCCGCGGCACTGGACGAACTGGAGGAGCGCAAGGACGTCTCCGCCTACGTCCTCACCGGCGCCGGTGGCACGTTCTCCTCGGGCATGGACCTGAAGGGGTTCCTGAGCGGGGACTTCCCGGTCGTGAAAGGCAGGGGTTTCGGCGGCATCACCGAGGCGCCGCCGAAGAAGCCGATCATCGCCGCCGTCGAGGGCTACGCCCTGGCCGGCGGTTGTGAGCTGGCGCTGGCCTGCGACATCATCATCGCCTCCGAGGAGGCCAAGTTCGGGCTGCCCGAGCCCAAGCGCGGCCTGGTCGCGGGGGCGGGCGGTGTGATGCGGCTGCCGCAGCGCATTCCGTACCACATCGCCATGGAGATCGCCCTGACCGGTGATCACTTCCCGGCCTCCCGGCTGTACGAGCTCGGCCTGGTCAACCACGTCACGCCCGCGGGCGAGGCGCTGGCCAGGGCACTCGAACTGGCGAAGAAGATCGCGGCGAACGCTCCGCTGGCGCTCGCCGCGACCAAGCGCGTGATCGTCGAGTCCGCCGACTGGAGCAGGGACGAGATGTTCGCGAAGCAAGGAGAGATCATCAGTCCGGTGTTCGGCTCCAAGGACGCGATGGAGGGTGCGGCGGCCTTCGCCGAGAAGCGCGCCCCCCAGTGGAAGGGTGAGTAG
- a CDS encoding SDR family NAD(P)-dependent oxidoreductase, which produces MDLNGAAAIISGGASGLGEATARDLAAHGVTVVIADLNEERGKSLADELGGVFVKTDVSDEEQVQAAVDAAVATGKPLRVVVNSAGIGWATRTVNRDGSPHDLASYRKVIEVNLIGTFNLMRIGAAAVAKTEPIDADGQRGVVINTASVAALEGQTGQVAYSASKGGIVGMTLPAARDLAAVGIRVNTICPGIIDTPIYGFSPNAEEFKAKLVAPVVFPKRMGQASEFAQLVRSLIENDYMNAETVRFDGGIRFQPK; this is translated from the coding sequence ATGGACCTGAACGGAGCAGCAGCAATCATCTCGGGCGGTGCCAGCGGCCTCGGCGAGGCCACGGCCCGCGACCTCGCCGCGCACGGTGTCACCGTCGTCATCGCCGACCTCAACGAGGAGCGCGGCAAGTCTCTCGCCGACGAGCTCGGCGGGGTCTTCGTCAAGACCGACGTGTCAGACGAGGAGCAGGTGCAGGCGGCCGTGGACGCGGCGGTGGCGACCGGCAAGCCGCTGCGCGTCGTGGTGAACAGCGCGGGCATCGGCTGGGCGACCCGGACGGTGAACCGCGACGGCTCGCCTCACGACCTGGCCTCCTACCGCAAGGTCATCGAGGTCAACCTGATCGGCACCTTCAACCTCATGCGCATCGGCGCCGCGGCCGTCGCCAAGACCGAGCCGATCGACGCGGACGGCCAGCGCGGCGTGGTGATCAACACCGCGTCGGTGGCGGCGCTGGAGGGCCAGACCGGCCAGGTGGCCTACTCGGCGTCCAAGGGCGGCATCGTCGGCATGACCCTCCCGGCCGCGCGTGACCTGGCCGCGGTCGGCATCCGCGTCAACACCATCTGCCCGGGCATCATCGACACCCCGATCTACGGCTTCTCGCCCAACGCGGAGGAGTTCAAGGCCAAGCTCGTGGCCCCGGTGGTCTTCCCCAAGCGCATGGGACAGGCCTCGGAGTTCGCGCAGCTGGTGCGCTCCCTGATCGAGAACGACTACATGAACGCCGAGACGGTCCGTTTCGACGGCGGCATCCGCTTCCAGCCCAAGTAG
- a CDS encoding STAS domain-containing protein, with translation MKLRLARRAVGDAVVVAIEGELDLFTAPFLRDEVRDAIKLDGAWLVLDLTALSFMDSSGLSVLIEAWRLATGEGGGVSLAAPQAPVARILRTTGLDRRIKVYPDVGSAIGGNLAHPE, from the coding sequence ATGAAACTACGGTTGGCTCGCCGCGCTGTTGGTGACGCCGTGGTGGTGGCCATCGAGGGTGAGCTCGACCTCTTCACCGCCCCCTTCCTGCGCGACGAGGTCCGTGACGCCATCAAGCTCGACGGCGCCTGGCTGGTCCTCGACCTCACAGCCCTGTCCTTCATGGACTCCAGCGGCCTGTCCGTGCTGATCGAGGCCTGGCGGCTGGCCACCGGGGAGGGCGGAGGGGTCTCCCTGGCCGCGCCCCAGGCGCCCGTCGCGCGGATCCTGCGGACGACGGGACTTGACCGGCGGATAAAGGTTTATCCCGACGTCGGCAGCGCCATCGGGGGAAATTTAGCCCACCCCGAGTAG
- a CDS encoding energy-coupling factor ABC transporter ATP-binding protein codes for MTPSLEVSRLAYAYPDGTQALFGVDFAIGRGERVALLGPNGAGKTTLVMHLNGILTAGHGTVTVAGLPVAKNSLKEIRRRVGLVFQDPDDQLFMPTVREDVAFGPANLGIGGEELERRVKDALDRVGMLETIDRPPHHLSFGQRRRVAVATVLAMEPEILVLDEPSSNLDPASRRELAEVLRGLDVTVLMVTHDLPYALELCDRALILSGGVIAADGPTRRILSDADLLAAHRLELPYGFAPP; via the coding sequence ATGACACCTTCGCTGGAGGTGAGCCGTCTCGCGTACGCCTATCCGGACGGCACGCAGGCGTTGTTCGGAGTGGACTTCGCGATCGGGCGCGGGGAGCGGGTCGCGCTGCTCGGCCCGAACGGCGCGGGCAAGACGACGCTGGTGATGCACCTCAACGGCATCCTGACCGCCGGGCACGGCACGGTGACCGTGGCCGGGCTGCCGGTCGCCAAGAACTCGCTCAAGGAGATCCGCAGGCGGGTCGGGCTCGTCTTCCAGGACCCCGACGACCAGCTCTTCATGCCGACCGTCCGCGAGGACGTGGCCTTCGGCCCGGCCAACCTCGGGATCGGGGGCGAGGAGCTGGAACGCCGGGTCAAGGACGCGCTGGATCGCGTGGGCATGCTGGAGACGATCGACCGGCCCCCGCATCACCTGTCCTTCGGCCAGCGCCGCCGGGTGGCGGTGGCGACCGTGCTGGCCATGGAGCCGGAGATCCTGGTGCTGGACGAGCCGTCGTCGAATCTCGACCCGGCCTCCCGGCGCGAGCTCGCCGAGGTTCTGAGGGGCCTCGACGTGACCGTCCTGATGGTCACCCACGACCTGCCCTACGCGCTGGAGCTGTGTGATCGCGCGCTCATCCTCTCCGGCGGGGTGATCGCCGCCGACGGGCCGACCCGGAGAATCCTCTCCGACGCCGACCTTCTCGCCGCCCACAGGCTGGAGCTGCCGTACGGCTTCGCCCCGCCCTGA
- the cbiQ gene encoding cobalt ECF transporter T component CbiQ — protein sequence MGAGHHHQLYRAGDTLIHRLPPQCKLAAVAGFALVVVATPREWFWAFGLYVLLLAAVALTARIPAGFVLRRMVVEIPFVVFAVAIPFIGLGERVSFLGMSLSAAGLWAAWNILAKATLGVVASILLAATTEPRLMLLGAQRLKLPPLLVQIAMFMLRYMDVILDEMRRMRVARESRGFAARDVRHIPVIAKSAGALFIRSYERGERVHLAMLSRGYTGSLPIIQDLSASSRQWLIAGMLPGAALVALLGTWGLLA from the coding sequence GTGGGCGCGGGTCATCACCATCAGCTCTACCGGGCCGGCGACACGCTGATCCACCGGTTGCCGCCCCAGTGCAAGCTGGCGGCGGTGGCCGGATTCGCGCTGGTGGTGGTGGCCACCCCGCGCGAATGGTTCTGGGCCTTCGGGCTCTACGTCCTGCTCCTGGCCGCCGTCGCGCTGACCGCGCGGATCCCGGCCGGTTTCGTGCTGCGGCGGATGGTGGTCGAGATCCCCTTCGTGGTCTTCGCGGTGGCGATCCCGTTCATCGGGCTCGGCGAGCGCGTGTCCTTCCTGGGGATGTCGCTCAGCGCCGCGGGCCTGTGGGCCGCCTGGAACATCCTGGCCAAGGCCACCCTGGGCGTGGTCGCGAGCATCCTGCTGGCGGCCACCACCGAGCCCCGGCTGATGTTGCTGGGCGCGCAGCGGCTGAAGCTGCCGCCGCTGCTGGTGCAGATCGCGATGTTCATGCTCCGCTACATGGACGTGATCCTGGACGAGATGCGCCGGATGCGGGTGGCCAGGGAGTCACGGGGATTCGCGGCCAGGGACGTACGGCACATCCCGGTGATCGCCAAGTCGGCCGGGGCGCTGTTCATCCGCTCCTACGAGCGGGGCGAGCGGGTGCACCTGGCGATGCTCAGCCGCGGCTACACCGGCTCGTTGCCGATCATCCAGGACCTGTCCGCGTCTTCGCGGCAGTGGCTCATCGCGGGTATGTTGCCTGGCGCGGCGCTCGTGGCGCTGCTCGGGACCTGGGGGCTGCTGGCATGA
- a CDS encoding energy-coupling factor ABC transporter permease, which produces MHVPDGFFNVAVSLSAGAVAAAGVAVCLRGARRELDDRTAPMAGLVAAFIFAVQMLNFPVAAGTSGHLLGGALAAILVGPYTAVLCVAVVLLVQGFFFADGGLTALGVNITLMGIVAIVVAWFVFRLITRALHSRAAVVGASFVAALLSVPAAALAFSLLFWIGGTAPIDVGTVAMAMGGVHVLIGIGEGLITAVTVSTVLAIRPDLVYGARGLVAPLVLRGADGDVTVAGRSPAPVAAASHRRGWFLPAGIAVAALLAGLVSFYASSSPDGLERVAQDKGFIGQATDHALGEQPLADYGDAGGVPVGVAGLIGVGVTLAAGGGLFLVVRRRTGKEQATV; this is translated from the coding sequence GTGCACGTACCCGATGGTTTCTTCAACGTTGCCGTCTCCCTCTCGGCGGGAGCAGTCGCCGCGGCCGGCGTCGCGGTCTGCCTGCGTGGCGCACGACGCGAGCTCGACGACCGCACCGCCCCCATGGCGGGCCTGGTCGCCGCCTTCATCTTCGCCGTCCAGATGCTCAACTTCCCGGTCGCCGCGGGCACGAGCGGTCACCTCCTCGGCGGCGCGCTCGCCGCGATACTCGTCGGGCCGTACACGGCCGTGTTGTGCGTGGCCGTGGTCCTGCTCGTGCAGGGCTTCTTCTTCGCGGACGGCGGCCTGACCGCCCTGGGCGTCAACATCACGCTCATGGGCATCGTCGCGATCGTGGTCGCGTGGTTCGTCTTCCGCCTGATCACCCGGGCCCTGCACAGCAGGGCCGCCGTCGTGGGAGCCTCGTTCGTCGCCGCCCTGCTCTCGGTGCCCGCCGCGGCGCTGGCGTTCAGCCTGCTGTTCTGGATCGGCGGCACCGCGCCCATCGACGTCGGCACGGTCGCGATGGCCATGGGCGGGGTGCACGTGCTCATCGGCATCGGCGAGGGCCTGATCACGGCGGTCACCGTCAGCACCGTGCTGGCGATCCGGCCCGACCTGGTGTACGGCGCGCGCGGTCTGGTCGCGCCGCTGGTCCTGCGCGGCGCCGACGGCGACGTCACGGTGGCGGGGAGGTCCCCGGCCCCGGTGGCGGCGGCCTCGCACCGCCGCGGCTGGTTCCTGCCGGCGGGCATCGCGGTGGCGGCGCTGCTCGCGGGCCTCGTCAGCTTCTACGCCTCCTCCTCGCCCGACGGCCTGGAGCGGGTCGCCCAGGACAAGGGTTTCATCGGCCAGGCCACCGACCACGCGCTGGGTGAGCAGCCGCTCGCCGACTACGGCGACGCGGGAGGCGTCCCGGTCGGCGTGGCCGGTCTGATCGGCGTCGGGGTGACCCTGGCCGCCGGCGGCGGGCTGTTCCTCGTGGTGCGTCGCCGTACCGGCAAGGAACAGGCGACCGTCTAG
- a CDS encoding glycosyltransferase family 2 protein: protein MTRTILQRVRTELGSESAGEITREETGQSDVDVSVIVPVHNCRSYLDRCLTSLLIQRVSLEVVVVDDGSTDGSAELLDLYASCHRGVVRVIRQGHSGGAGRPRNVGLSHARGRYVFFCDADDYLGSEALERMLAMADRNGSDMVLGKIVGHGRKAPASMFRESADQVPLEDSSVYNSLSCFKLFRKEMLERHAIRFDETMLVGEDLIFTTHAYCHADVISVVADYDCYHLVARPDGTSIMQRQGSRDPVSWLQMIKRPIELMVEHVQPGTLRDHLLRRHFRMDAFGSLGKPFLEAGSVQRKEIVAEVTDMCERWLTDGVRARLPAIDRSRIAALEDIDRLVRLAHIESAVVRRELTGLRWEREGRLTVSGRVALSTLDQGDRPEIVGGALALVLRRRPGGAGPLADLADSVTDVVVPVTGDCEEFTGIIDVAELSSGVWDVYVSVEFEGVPRLARLGADRDGRIAQPVAHMVGDVVVLPYFTRPYGNLSLDIGGYVVGVPGGVRLARTRWTAGNRLVLDGRVTVGAATPATRAVRHLVWRERESGRERRVPVTVRAGGAFTIRQAMSRLGSGTWDAYLELDLGGPPARFRIEATAETIVPPRTWWRGLARWSVRPYATAGKGRLSTVVRTFGPRTFLRRLLR from the coding sequence GTGACGAGAACGATCCTCCAGCGAGTCCGCACGGAGCTCGGCAGCGAGAGCGCCGGCGAGATCACGAGGGAAGAGACCGGCCAGTCCGACGTGGACGTCAGCGTGATCGTGCCCGTCCACAACTGCAGGTCCTATCTGGACCGATGCCTGACGTCCCTGCTGATCCAGCGGGTCAGCCTGGAGGTCGTCGTCGTGGACGACGGCTCCACCGACGGCAGCGCCGAACTGCTCGACCTCTACGCCTCCTGCCATCGAGGCGTCGTCCGCGTCATCCGGCAGGGGCATTCCGGCGGAGCCGGTCGCCCGCGCAACGTCGGGCTCTCCCATGCCCGCGGCAGATACGTGTTCTTCTGCGACGCGGACGACTATCTCGGTTCCGAGGCGCTGGAGCGGATGCTCGCGATGGCCGACCGCAACGGCTCGGACATGGTTCTCGGGAAGATCGTGGGGCACGGCCGCAAGGCGCCGGCCTCGATGTTCCGCGAGAGCGCCGATCAGGTGCCGCTCGAAGACAGCTCGGTCTACAACAGCCTGAGCTGCTTCAAGCTGTTCCGCAAGGAGATGCTGGAGCGGCACGCCATCCGCTTCGACGAGACCATGCTCGTGGGCGAGGACCTCATCTTCACCACCCACGCCTACTGCCACGCGGACGTGATCTCGGTGGTCGCCGACTACGACTGCTACCACCTGGTCGCCCGGCCCGACGGCACCAGCATCATGCAGCGGCAGGGGAGCCGCGACCCGGTCTCCTGGCTCCAGATGATCAAGCGGCCGATCGAGCTGATGGTCGAGCACGTGCAGCCCGGCACGCTCCGCGACCATCTCCTGCGGCGCCACTTCCGGATGGACGCCTTCGGCAGCCTCGGCAAGCCCTTCCTGGAGGCGGGGTCCGTCCAGCGCAAGGAGATCGTCGCCGAGGTGACCGACATGTGCGAGCGGTGGCTGACCGACGGGGTCCGCGCCCGGCTCCCCGCGATCGACCGGAGCCGGATCGCCGCGCTTGAGGACATCGACCGGCTGGTACGGCTGGCGCACATCGAGTCTGCGGTGGTCCGCCGGGAGCTCACCGGGCTCCGATGGGAGCGGGAGGGACGGCTGACCGTCTCCGGCAGGGTCGCGCTGAGCACGCTGGATCAGGGCGACCGCCCGGAGATCGTCGGCGGCGCCCTCGCCCTGGTGCTGCGGCGCCGGCCCGGCGGCGCCGGGCCGCTCGCCGACCTCGCCGACTCCGTGACGGACGTCGTGGTCCCCGTGACCGGCGACTGCGAGGAGTTCACCGGAATCATCGATGTCGCCGAGCTGTCCTCGGGCGTCTGGGACGTCTACGTGAGCGTCGAGTTCGAGGGCGTTCCCCGCCTCGCGCGGCTTGGCGCCGACCGGGACGGGCGGATCGCCCAGCCGGTGGCCCACATGGTCGGCGACGTGGTCGTCCTCCCGTACTTCACCCGGCCCTACGGCAATCTCAGCCTCGACATCGGCGGTTACGTGGTCGGCGTCCCCGGCGGGGTGCGGTTGGCGCGCACCCGCTGGACGGCGGGGAACAGATTGGTGCTCGACGGCAGGGTCACGGTGGGCGCCGCCACTCCGGCGACGCGCGCCGTACGGCATCTGGTGTGGCGGGAGCGGGAGTCCGGGCGGGAGCGGCGCGTGCCGGTCACGGTCAGGGCGGGCGGCGCGTTCACCATCCGGCAGGCGATGAGCCGGCTGGGATCCGGCACCTGGGACGCCTACCTGGAGCTTGACCTGGGAGGGCCGCCCGCGCGCTTCCGGATCGAGGCGACGGCGGAGACGATCGTGCCGCCGCGCACGTGGTGGAGGGGCCTGGCCAGGTGGAGCGTCAGGCCCTATGCCACGGCGGGGAAGGGGCGGCTCAGCACGGTGGTCCGCACTTTCGGCCCCAGGACGTTCCTGCGGCGGCTGCTCCGTTAA